In the genome of Desulfurellaceae bacterium, the window CAACAATAACGCCTTTACCAATCTGATGGCCCGCGAGAACCTCCGCTACGCGGCCCAGACCGTGACGGCGCTGCAAAAAGACAAGCCTGGCTGGTACGCGACTCTGGTCGAGAAGACCGGTCTGGCCTTCGAGGAGGTCGCCCAGTGGCAGGACGTGGCCGACCGGATGTATGTACCCTACGACCGGGAGCTTGGCATCCACCCCCAGGACGACCACTTTCTGGACCAGGAGCCGTGGGATTTTGCCAATACCCCAGCCGAGAGATATCCCGTCTTTCTGCACCATCATCCGCTGATGATTTATCGCCGCCAGATCATCAAACAGGCTGATGTGGTACTGGCCATGTTCTTGCTCAGCCACGAATTCACCATTGAGCAGAAAAAGCGCAATTTTGACTATTACGACCCTCTGACGACCGGCGATTCGTCACTGTCAGCCTCAATCCAGAGCATTGCCGCCTCAGACATCGGATATGCCGAGAAGGCCTACGAATACTTCCGCTCGACCGCCCTCATGGACTTGGCCAACATCACCGGCAACGTCCAGGACGGCATACACCTGGCCGCAATGGGCGGGACCTGGATGGCGCTGGTGTACGGCTTCGGAGGCATGCGCGATCATGACGGCCGCCTCTCGTTTGACCCCAAGCTGCCGGCCCGGTGGCAGCGGCTGAAATTCCCCCTGATGGTGCGGGGGATGAGCCTGGTGGTCGATATTCAGCAGGATGCGGTGACCTATCTGCTGCGCCAGGGCGATGAGTTGACGATTTCCCACCAGGGCCAGGACGTGCGTCTGACCGGTTGGGAGCCGCGCCTGTGTCCGCTGCGTTCGGCCCGCCCGCCCGCCCTGGCGGCGGCTTCGACCTGAAACGATCCGAGAAAGGAGATCTGTATGAGCAAAGAGGTTGTGACTCCGACCGGTATGGAGAGCTACTATACGAACTTCCATTTCGCCCCGGCGATCAAGGACGGTGATCGCCTGTTCTGCTCCGGCCAGCTCGGCAACGGCGCCGATAACGCCATTGCCGACGACCCTGAAACCCAGTTCACCCAGGCGTTCGAGAATGTCAAAGCCGTCCTGGAAACGGCCGGTGTCTCGTTTGACAACGTGGTCGAGATGACGACCTTTCATGTCGGCCTGCGCGATAACCTGGGCACGTTCATGAAGGTTAAGGATCGCTATATGGCAGAGCCCTATCCGGCCTGGACGGCGATTGGTACTACCGAGTTGGCGTTTCCCGGCGCCCTGGTCGAGATCAAGGTGATTGCCCGGCTCAGTGCCTAGCCCGATACGGCGCAGGATGAGACAGGCGGTCTATCTGGCCGGCTTGCTGGGACTGATTGTTCTGCTGTGGCATCACACCCTTGTCTATCCGCTCAAGCTGCTGGTGGTCTTTTTTCATGAGGCGTCGCACGCCCTGGTCACCGTGGCGACCGGTGGGACGGTCCGGGCCA includes:
- a CDS encoding RidA family protein gives rise to the protein MSKEVVTPTGMESYYTNFHFAPAIKDGDRLFCSGQLGNGADNAIADDPETQFTQAFENVKAVLETAGVSFDNVVEMTTFHVGLRDNLGTFMKVKDRYMAEPYPAWTAIGTTELAFPGALVEIKVIARLSA